One genomic region from Syntrophales bacterium encodes:
- a CDS encoding adenylosuccinate lyase family protein, which yields MALHILDSTIYGKDFASSTIRQIWEEESIIQDWIDFEVVLAEVQAELGFIPKTVADEIKAKGNTKFVKPERVAAIYAQTMLSSVSLIRAFKEVCENGAGEYLHYGATSQDIFDTTLAYRLKKTMDIFQQDLDEIKLLLNNLADKYRDAIMPGITHGQQALPITFGYNTAIWSDMVRKHIDRFQNARERILVGTVSAAVGNFASFYFLFGEKCYEMQNMVLDRFGLKASVIDIQPQIERLSEFLQLLALMSISFEKIADELFLFQRNEFAQTEEPFDTERQISSSTMPQKRNPNRCEMIRALAKKIRSNSNGFSEIYMRELRDHSPFYLEDFVIPETILLASTMLNQAKIIFKGLVVKPENMERNLKMSGGLIMTEAIMLALSKKTGKKETGLSMVHESSMEAFEKGIPFDIFISTSPKFQKYFTQAEITELLDPRNYLGLTDRLINDVIGKDKK from the coding sequence ATGGCGCTACACATCTTAGATTCAACGATTTATGGTAAAGATTTCGCTTCTTCTACGATTCGTCAAATATGGGAAGAAGAATCGATTATTCAGGATTGGATTGATTTTGAAGTTGTTTTGGCTGAGGTGCAGGCAGAGTTAGGATTCATCCCTAAAACAGTAGCTGACGAAATCAAGGCCAAAGGAAATACAAAATTTGTGAAACCCGAAAGAGTCGCGGCAATATATGCACAGACGATGTTGTCGAGCGTATCCTTGATCCGGGCGTTCAAGGAGGTTTGCGAAAATGGCGCAGGTGAGTATCTCCATTACGGAGCAACAAGCCAGGATATATTTGATACGACACTTGCATACAGACTTAAAAAAACGATGGATATTTTCCAGCAAGATCTGGACGAAATTAAATTATTGTTAAACAATCTCGCCGATAAATACCGCGATGCCATCATGCCTGGAATTACCCACGGTCAGCAGGCATTGCCCATAACATTTGGTTACAACACGGCAATTTGGTCCGATATGGTTAGAAAACATATCGATCGATTTCAAAATGCACGGGAGAGGATTCTTGTTGGTACTGTTTCTGCTGCTGTCGGTAATTTTGCATCGTTTTATTTTCTTTTCGGTGAAAAATGCTACGAAATGCAAAATATGGTTCTGGATAGATTCGGACTAAAGGCGTCAGTAATTGACATACAGCCCCAAATTGAACGGCTGAGCGAGTTTCTGCAGCTTTTGGCACTTATGAGCATTTCTTTTGAAAAGATAGCTGACGAACTGTTCCTCTTCCAGAGAAACGAATTTGCCCAAACGGAAGAGCCTTTTGACACCGAAAGGCAAATCAGTTCCAGCACGATGCCTCAGAAGAGAAACCCTAATAGATGTGAGATGATAAGAGCGCTTGCCAAAAAGATCCGCTCAAACAGCAACGGATTTTCTGAAATTTACATGCGTGAGCTTAGGGACCACAGTCCCTTTTATTTGGAAGATTTTGTTATTCCCGAAACGATTCTTTTGGCAAGCACGATGCTGAACCAGGCAAAGATCATTTTTAAAGGACTGGTGGTAAAACCTGAAAATATGGAAAGAAATCTGAAAATGAGTGGCGGGCTGATCATGACAGAGGCTATCATGCTGGCCTTGTCCAAAAAAACAGGGAAAAAAGAAACCGGTTTGTCAATGGTCCATGAAAGTTCAATGGAGGCCTTCGAAAAGGGAATCCCATTCGACATATTCATTTCAACTTCGCCGAAATTCCAAAAATATTTCACGCAGGCGGAGATTACTGAGCTTCTTGATCCGAGGAATTATTTAGGGTTGACGGATCGTCTGATCAACGATGTGATAGGAAAAGATAAAAAGTGA
- a CDS encoding GntR family transcriptional regulator, with protein MHIEIFTRGNGNIEFRPTLLVEQVSNILINAILDDVLKGGEQLIETKLQKQFGISRTPLREAFRELEKRGFVEIISRKGTFVKPISLKEIEDNFPVRTVLEVLAAGLACKHISENELMELGNILANMKSAAQQKDAKLFWKFHFEFHDILISTCGNQLLIDTLNMLRMRTLRHRFYFQYHADDFEKSLTIHNGLLQLLHTKPINEKAVEEAMRDHLAKGFDKFVDYLKEKAPEKKED; from the coding sequence ATGCATATAGAAATTTTTACCAGGGGAAATGGTAATATTGAATTCCGGCCTACTTTGTTAGTCGAGCAGGTATCGAATATCCTCATAAACGCTATTCTGGATGATGTTCTTAAAGGTGGTGAGCAACTTATTGAAACCAAATTGCAGAAGCAATTTGGCATAAGCCGTACACCGCTTCGCGAAGCCTTCCGTGAACTTGAGAAAAGAGGCTTTGTGGAAATCATTTCACGTAAGGGAACCTTCGTAAAGCCAATATCTCTCAAAGAAATTGAGGATAATTTCCCCGTTCGAACCGTTTTGGAAGTATTGGCCGCTGGGCTTGCGTGCAAACATATTTCTGAAAACGAACTGATGGAGCTTGGCAACATCTTGGCCAATATGAAGAGCGCCGCTCAACAGAAAGATGCAAAGCTATTTTGGAAATTCCACTTTGAATTTCACGATATTTTGATTTCAACCTGTGGCAATCAACTGCTGATAGACACATTGAACATGTTGCGGATGAGAACATTAAGGCACCGATTCTATTTTCAATATCACGCTGATGATTTCGAGAAATCGTTAACCATTCACAACGGACTGTTGCAATTACTTCATACAAAACCAATCAACGAAAAAGCGGTGGAAGAAGCAATGAGGGATCATCTTGCCAAGGGCTTTGACAAATTTGTCGATTATTTGAAGGAGAAAGCACCAGAAAAGAAGGAAGATTAG
- a CDS encoding TRAP transporter small permease — protein MKFEKFLNLWDLTETYLVGVLAIFAVAIAFYQTVTRYFFKYSPEWIEETIIYLIVWAVFIMASKLVRMDQHVGADFLVQKLPPRLQQKVAIVTTVLGLIFCLIIVFYGMQVVSVAFGMDERSTTRMRFPLWIAYLSVPAGCFLISLSLIYRAYLLIAKFDAEIFLKKGHEDKRAKVS, from the coding sequence GTGAAATTCGAAAAATTTTTGAATCTGTGGGATCTCACTGAAACTTATTTGGTTGGAGTCCTGGCCATTTTTGCAGTTGCCATCGCTTTTTATCAAACCGTCACAAGATATTTTTTTAAATACTCTCCGGAGTGGATCGAAGAAACGATTATTTATTTGATTGTCTGGGCGGTTTTCATTATGGCCAGCAAACTTGTCAGAATGGACCAGCACGTAGGGGCAGATTTTCTTGTCCAGAAACTGCCCCCTCGTCTTCAGCAAAAAGTTGCCATTGTCACAACAGTTCTGGGTCTTATTTTCTGCCTGATCATTGTATTCTACGGAATGCAGGTTGTTTCAGTGGCTTTTGGCATGGATGAACGGTCCACTACACGGATGAGATTCCCTTTATGGATTGCCTATCTATCCGTGCCGGCGGGGTGTTTCCTGATTTCCCTTAGCCTGATCTATCGGGCATATCTTCTTATCGCCAAATTTGATGCGGAGATATTTCTCAAAAAGGGGCACGAAGATAAAAGGGCGAAAGTGTCCTGA
- the cimA gene encoding citramalate synthase, protein MATAEMLLYDTTLRDGTQGEQINFTAEEKLRIAQRLDDNGFHYIEGGWPGSNPKDMRFFELAKEIEFKQARLTAFGSTRKPDSKPEDCPNLQALLAAATPTVTIFGKSWDLHVNEILQTSLAENIAMVRDSILFLKSVGKETIFDAEHFFDGYKNNPRYALQVIETAAAAGADMIVLCDTNGGAMPQEITEIIHSVGELIPPERLGIHTHNDCGVAVANSLAAVLCGVRMVQGTVNGFGERCGNANLITIISNLQLKMGKQCLTEDQLRQLSKLAHYVSDLANIPPVPYSPYVGRSAFAHKGGVHVSAVVKNASAYEHIKPELVGNHQRVLVSDLAGKSNIEYKAREMGIDLGTDELTSRRIVAEVKRMEDEGYRFDAAEGSLSLLIKKATGEFKAPFALESFQVINSKTKEAPSQCHATVKITVGAEEELTAAEGNGPINALDHALRKALTKFYPQIAEMHLVDFKVRIIESSEGTGAKVRVLLDSRDGHDLWSTIGVSTNVIDASWHALVDSIQYKLSKDNLNKHNPTNGKDRGVRPTLLIK, encoded by the coding sequence ATGGCAACAGCAGAAATGTTACTCTACGATACAACATTGCGGGATGGAACCCAGGGAGAGCAGATCAACTTCACAGCCGAAGAAAAATTGCGCATTGCACAGCGGCTGGACGATAATGGTTTTCACTATATCGAAGGGGGTTGGCCCGGCTCAAATCCGAAGGATATGCGTTTTTTTGAACTGGCAAAAGAGATTGAATTCAAGCAGGCTCGGCTTACCGCCTTCGGCAGTACGCGCAAACCTGACAGCAAACCGGAAGATTGCCCCAATCTGCAGGCGCTTCTGGCCGCAGCAACGCCCACGGTAACGATTTTCGGCAAGTCATGGGATCTGCATGTGAATGAGATTTTGCAGACATCCCTTGCGGAAAACATTGCCATGGTTCGTGACTCCATCCTCTTTCTTAAATCTGTGGGAAAGGAAACGATTTTCGACGCCGAGCATTTCTTCGACGGCTATAAAAATAATCCCCGGTACGCCTTGCAGGTTATCGAGACGGCTGCCGCAGCGGGCGCGGACATGATCGTTCTGTGCGACACCAATGGCGGCGCCATGCCTCAGGAAATCACGGAAATCATTCACTCTGTGGGCGAATTGATTCCTCCGGAGCGGCTGGGCATTCATACCCATAACGACTGCGGCGTGGCTGTAGCCAACTCGCTGGCGGCAGTTTTATGCGGCGTAAGGATGGTGCAGGGAACGGTGAACGGTTTCGGCGAACGGTGCGGCAACGCCAACCTGATTACCATTATTTCCAACTTGCAGCTCAAAATGGGCAAACAGTGCCTGACAGAGGATCAGCTTCGCCAATTGTCCAAGTTGGCCCATTATGTCAGTGACTTGGCAAATATCCCTCCCGTTCCGTACAGTCCCTACGTCGGGCGCAGCGCCTTCGCCCACAAGGGGGGTGTTCATGTGAGCGCGGTCGTGAAAAACGCCAGCGCCTATGAGCACATCAAACCGGAGCTGGTAGGCAACCACCAGCGAGTTCTGGTTTCCGATCTGGCCGGAAAAAGCAATATCGAATACAAGGCGCGGGAGATGGGCATTGATCTGGGGACCGACGAGCTGACGAGTCGGAGGATCGTGGCGGAAGTAAAAAGGATGGAAGATGAAGGATATCGGTTTGATGCAGCCGAAGGATCGCTTTCGCTGCTGATAAAGAAGGCAACCGGGGAATTCAAGGCGCCTTTTGCTCTCGAAAGTTTTCAGGTCATCAACTCCAAGACGAAGGAGGCGCCCTCCCAGTGTCACGCCACTGTCAAGATAACGGTCGGCGCTGAAGAAGAGCTGACGGCGGCGGAAGGCAACGGCCCCATCAACGCCCTCGATCACGCCTTAAGGAAGGCATTGACAAAATTTTACCCTCAGATTGCCGAGATGCATCTGGTGGATTTCAAGGTAAGGATTATCGAGAGCAGCGAAGGCACCGGCGCCAAGGTACGGGTTTTGCTGGATTCCCGTGATGGCCATGATCTCTGGAGCACGATCGGCGTCTCAACCAATGTCATTGATGCCAGTTGGCATGCCCTGGTGGACAGCATCCAATACAAATTGAGCAAGGACAATCTGAACAAACATAATCCGACCAACGGAAAAGACAGGGGTGTCAGACCTACTCTATTGATAAAATAG
- the dctP gene encoding TRAP transporter substrate-binding protein DctP gives MKRISVAVFAFVLAVMIGYPAFAAEKVIEFKISVDSNENHHRNKGLHLFIDLLTKNSHGRLKPLFFHSAQLYKDKDIPKALKMGTVDMGLPGIWQLEGVASSTAITALPMFYGLPEKVTKDLVDGEAGGMINRDIEKKMGVKVLGKWAYHGYLDTGTRSKAIKDWKDFSGLKIRHPGGAANAIRMETFGASPILIPWPDLPMAMVQGTADGCLTTLKSFESAKLWDTGLKFITKDHEYYLHNIPVVSMIFWNKLPKDLQKIMMDTWEEHIEKAREIVDNEQRNAETILKKNGVQIYDPPEADLMKWREKAMTAQASIVKELKLDTSLVSAIEKIVNDSVKKK, from the coding sequence ATGAAGCGGATTTCTGTAGCAGTGTTTGCTTTTGTTCTGGCCGTTATGATCGGGTACCCCGCATTTGCGGCAGAAAAAGTGATTGAATTCAAAATCTCTGTAGATTCAAATGAGAACCACCACAGGAATAAGGGTCTCCATCTCTTTATTGACCTCCTTACAAAAAATTCCCATGGCCGTCTGAAACCGCTTTTTTTCCACAGCGCCCAGCTTTACAAGGACAAGGATATCCCCAAAGCCCTGAAGATGGGGACTGTGGATATGGGGCTTCCCGGGATCTGGCAGTTGGAGGGGGTTGCATCGAGCACGGCGATTACCGCTTTGCCGATGTTCTACGGGTTGCCTGAGAAGGTGACCAAGGACCTGGTGGATGGAGAGGCCGGGGGTATGATCAACCGGGATATCGAAAAGAAGATGGGCGTAAAAGTGCTGGGTAAATGGGCGTATCACGGGTATTTGGATACGGGGACAAGAAGTAAAGCCATTAAAGACTGGAAGGATTTCAGCGGGCTAAAGATTCGCCATCCTGGCGGCGCGGCAAATGCCATCCGGATGGAAACATTTGGGGCGAGCCCAATTCTAATTCCATGGCCCGACCTTCCAATGGCGATGGTTCAGGGAACAGCGGACGGCTGTCTCACGACTCTCAAAAGTTTTGAAAGCGCGAAATTGTGGGATACAGGGTTGAAATTCATAACCAAAGACCACGAGTATTACCTCCACAACATTCCCGTGGTCAGCATGATTTTCTGGAATAAGCTCCCCAAGGACCTTCAAAAGATCATGATGGATACATGGGAGGAGCACATTGAAAAAGCAAGAGAAATCGTCGATAATGAGCAGAGAAACGCCGAAACGATCCTGAAGAAAAACGGCGTCCAAATCTATGATCCTCCCGAGGCGGACCTGATGAAGTGGCGAGAAAAGGCTATGACCGCACAAGCTAGCATTGTCAAAGAATTGAAACTGGATACATCCTTGGTATCAGCTATTGAAAAAATCGTCAACGATAGCGTGAAAAAGAAATAG